Within Bacillota bacterium, the genomic segment GAACCCAGCGGTCAATTTTCTCTAAGTAAGATCCGCTTGGATCAGCGTGAATAAAGAAATCAGTCTGCATCGGTCCGATGTTGACAGTAGTTACATAAATCCCAAAAGGCTTCAGTTCCAGACGCAGAGCATTAGAATAGCCGCGGACTGCGAATTTAGTTGCAGCGTATACAGCGGATTTGGGAGTGGCCATTTTCGAAGCCTGCGAGGCAATGTTGATGATGTGGCCAGCTCCGCGCTTTTTCATATCGGCAGCGATAAGCTTCGTAATCTGGATTAGACCAAGCACGTTTACTTTAAACATCTCGTTGGCCAGTGACTGGGGAGTGGCGAGGGCTTCGGCAAAAAACCCAAAGCCTGCGTTGTTCACCAGTACATCCACCGCTCCCATCCGCGCCAATATATCGGGCACAACCGCTGCTATCTGCTCAGGACTGCCCACATCCAAACGATAAGAGTAAGCGGGTCTGCCCGAGAGTTCCCGACACCGCCTTTCAATC encodes:
- a CDS encoding SDR family oxidoreductase, with amino-acid sequence DKIVLITGASSGLGEQIAYQAASEKAIVILAARRRERLEQIERRCRELSGRPAYSYRLDVGSPEQIAAVVPDILARMGAVDVLVNNAGFGFFAEALATPQSLANEMFKVNVLGLIQITKLIAADMKKRGAGHIINIASQASKMATPKSAVYAATKFAVRGYSNALRLELKPFGIYVTTVNIGPMQTDFFIHADPSGSYLEKIDRWVLDPKVVAAKVTACMLTDKREINLPRIMEIGARLYLLFPRIGDFLAGGIFNRK